Proteins encoded within one genomic window of Ostrinia nubilalis chromosome 5, ilOstNubi1.1, whole genome shotgun sequence:
- the LOC135072164 gene encoding T-box transcription factor TBX6-like, translating into MMMDQAHFGEYLLRQQMLHAASLSGLQHRVGADAEPPACEARLLNGDLWRRFHDIGTEMIITKGGRRMFPSLRVSLGGLDPREEYCVLLELSLVGRRRWRWAGGAWAAAGGAEPQSPRRLMLHPDSPAPGHHWTANPVSFSKLKLTNNTMDAQGHMVLTSMHKYRPRVLVVRARDAAALAWGAPHAAFSFAETEFIAVTAYQNDRITKLKIDNNPFAKGFRACGQSKCKRKNTDSSGDNGESSSTESTEAKRPCSDAASSCSEEGSLRSTSPRSPPLAESPAPLVAPPENLTPPPGPFYPPELSYLGPLHMSMPLGMWPSPSMSMPGGFAWGPALPPPPPRAPSPPAAAPAPCRRLKSFTISALLGEG; encoded by the exons AACACCGCGTGGGGGCGGATGCGGAGCCACCGGCGTGCGAGGCTCGCCTGCTCAACGGCGACCTCTGGCGCCGCTTCCACGACATCGGCACTGAAATGATCATCACCAAGGGTGGGAG GCGCATGTTCCCATCCCTGCGCGTGTCTCTCGGAGGTCTGGACCCTCGTGAAGAGTACTGCGTGCTCCTCGAGCTTTCCCTCGTAGGGCGCCGCCGCTGGCGGTGGGCGGGAGGTGCCTGGGCGGCCGCCGGTGGCGCCGAGCCCCAGTCGCCCAGGAGACTAATGCTGCACCCCGACTCGCCCGCCCCTGGACACCATTGGACTGCCAACCCAGTCTCGTTCAGCAAACTGAAGCTGACGAACAATACTATGGATGCGCAGGGTCAT ATGGTCCTAACATCGATGCACAAATACAGGCCGCGGGTGCTGGTGGTGCGAGCTAGAGACGCGGCCGCATTGGCGTGGGGCGCGCCGCACGCAGCCTTCTCCTTCGCGGAGACGGAGTTCATTGCCGTCACTGCTTACCAG AACGACCGCATCACCAAATTAAAAATCGACAACAACCCTTTCGCAAAAGGCTTCCGAGCATGCGGCCAGTCCAAATGCAAACGAAAGAACACCGACTCTAGCGGCGATAATGGAGAGTCATCCAGCACAGAGTCGACTGAGGCCAAACGGCCCTGTTCCGACGCTGCCTCCTCCTGCTCCGAAGAGGGCAGTCTACGGTCGACGTCACCACGGTCTCCTCCCTTAGCAGAGTCGCCTGCACCTCTGGTAGCGCCGCCAGAAAACCTCACCCCACCTCCAGGGCCGTTCTATCCTCCAGAGTTGTCGTACCTAGGTCCGTTGCATATGTCTATGCCCCTAGGCATGTGGCCTAGTCCGTCAATGTCCATGCCTGGTGGGTTCGCGTGGGGTCCCGCGCtgccgccgcccccgccgcgcGCCCCTTCTCCCCCCGCCGCGGCCCCAGCGCCTTGCCGCCGCCTAAAAAGCTTCACAATCAGTGCCCTCCTTGGTGAAGGCTAA
- the LOC135072290 gene encoding ankyrin repeat and MYND domain-containing protein 2, producing MEARNEDTPPAERTIFDAIGQGDLTEFKNILAQHKGGVDFFDENGMTALQHAAYKGSKDMVQLLLDRGADVHSGKHEYNYTALHFGALSGSSDVCKLLLDAGAKSTATNSVGRSAAQMAAFVGNHHTVATINNYVPRCEIAYFSVPQGQQTEPYLPPFLVEPLHKLVLGVNIHPVRLALNLQSTPILLENADKVSKVLEMMCKKEMSRGSETNEVMAFKYHYLAYIVREINNIRDKQKPVSDKDEKKHDVVEIFSKKLLKPGKDGYSLDLMDTFLKDCVREFPFRECTTFHQMVTALTSKDAPPALSVINCTINGQRGFVDAIPYCSTCGEEQPAKKCSKCKSVQYCDRECQRLHWFVHKKACNRESSAPVTTNNVKLSSIDANELSSELQNLVAG from the exons ATGGAAGCCCGAAACGAAGACACTCCTCCAGCAGAAAGAACTATTTTTGATGCAATAGGTCAAGGCGACTTGACagaattcaaaaatattttggcaCAGCACAAGGGTGGAGTCGATTTCTTTGACGAAAATGGTATGACGGCCCTCCAACACGCCGCTTATAAGGGGAGCAAGGATATGGTGCAACTACTACTTGATAGG GGAGCAGATGTGCATTCCGGAAAACACGAGTACAATTATACAGCCTTACACTTTGGGGCACTTTCTGGGAGTTCTGATGTTTGCAAGTTGCTTCTGGATGCTGGCGCCAAGTCTACAGCCACCAACTCCGTTGGCCGTTCTGCTGCTCAAATGGCAGCATTCGTGGGTAACCACCACACCGTCGCTACTATCAACAACTACGTTCCTCGCTGTGAAATCGCATACTTTTCTGTGCCCCAAGGCCAACAAACAGAGCCTTACCTGCCACCATTCTTAGTAGAACCTCTTCACAAGCTCGTTCTTGGGGTTAACATCCATCCTGTCAGGCTGGCCCTCAACCTTCAGAGCACTCCAATCTTACTGGAAAACGCTGACAAAGTCAGCAAAGTCTTAGAAATGATGTGCAAGAAGGAAATGTCCAGAGGCAGCGAAACAAATGAAGTTATGGCCTTTAAATACCACTACCTCGCTTATATCGtaagagaaatcaataatataAGAGACAAGCAGAAACCTGTTTCAGATAAGGATGAGAAGAAACATGATgttgttgaaatattttctAAGAAACTTTTGAAACCAGGCAAAGATGGGTACTCCTTGGACTTAATGGATACTTTCCTCAAGGATTGTGTCAGAGAGTTTCCATTTAGAGAATGTACAACTTTCCATCAAATGGTCACTGCCCTGACTAGTAAAGATGCCCCACCTGCATTGTCCGTTATCAACTGTACTATAAATGGGCAGCGTGGGTTTGTTGATGCGATCCCATACTGCAGCACTTGCGGTGAGGAGCAGCCAGCAAAAAAATGTTCTAAATGCAAATCTGTACAATACTGTGATAGGGAGTGCCAGAGATTGCACTGGTTTGTTCATAAGAAGGCTTGCAATCGGGAGTCTAGTGCCCCTGTTACAACGAACAATGTGAAATTGAGCAGCATTGATGCCAATGAACTGAGTTCCGAACTTCAAAACCTAGTGGCTGGATAG